The Salmo salar chromosome ssa19, Ssal_v3.1, whole genome shotgun sequence DNA window CCATCCAGGAACAAACAGTACTGCCCAGACAGTAaacctaggagagagagggacagggtgaGCAGCCATCCAGGAACAAACAGTACTGCCCAGACAGTAaacctaggagagagagggacagggtgaGCAGCCATCCAGGAACAAACAGTACTGCCCAGACAGTAaacctaggagagagagggacagggtgaGCAGCCACCCAGGAACAAACAGTACTGCCCAGACAGTAaacctaggagagagagggacagggtgaGCAGCCATCCAGGAACAAACAGCACTGCCCAGACAGTAaacctaggagagagagggacagggtgaGCAGCCATCCAGGAACAAACAGCACTGCCCAGACAGTAAACctaggagagagggacagggtgaGCAGCCATCCAGGAACAAACAGCACTGCCCAGACAGTAAacctaggagagagagacagggtgagcagCCATCCAGGAACAAACAGCACTGCCCAGACAGTAaacctaggagagagagggggacagggtgaGCAGCCGTCCAGGAACAAACAGCACTGCCCAGACATCTAGTACCTCcctttgttctccatcttctttttccAATTgatatcaacaccatcattactcaAGACCTTAAGAGAGTCGCTAGCTAGACCAACTTCCTTATCTAAAACTGCTAAGATGGCATCTTGTAGGGCTTAGAAGTATGCTGTGTGTCCTCAACTTCAACTCACTCAGTGTGTGTGACCTCAACTGACCCAGTCTGTctcttctgtgtctgtgtgtgtgtgtctgtgtctgtgtgtgtgtgtctgtgtctgtgtgtgtgtgtgtgtgtgtgctcacccaGTCTGTCTCTTCTCGTTGCTGAAGTAGACCAGGCGGGACACGTGGAAGAGAAGCTCTACAAAGTAGTGCAACACCAGCAGGACCAGAGCCAGACGATTCAGACTAGAAGACACAAAATGGACGCCGTTAGATGCTTCGTAGAGAGGTAGCCATCACCATTATCTATTTTTGTAAGATTAAAAAAAGGCCTCAGAAAGCACCAAAAAGTAGATAAAGTATTGGGACATACTGACGCTACTAAGTTCAGCTAAGGTTGAGCGTGGGAGCTGTCCTACTCAATACTGACGCTACTAAGTTCAGCTAAGGTTGAGCGTGGGAGCTGTCCTACTCAATACTGACGCTACTAAGTTCAGCTAAGGTTGAGCGTGGGAGCAGGCCTACTCAATACTGACGCTACTAAGTTCAGCTAAGGTTGAGCGTGGGAGCTGTCCTACTCAATACTGACGCTACTAAGTTCAGCTAAGGTTGAGCGTGGGAGCAGGCCTACTCAATACTGAAGCTACTAAGTTCAGCTAAGGTTGAGCGTGGGAGCTGTCCTACTCAATACTGACGCTACTAAGTTCAGCTAAGGTTGAGCGTGGGAGCTGTCCTACTCAATACTGACGCTACTAAGTTCAGCTAAGGTTGAGCGTGGGAGCAGGCCTACTCAATACTGAAGCTACTAAGTTCAGCTAAGGTTGAGCGTGGGAGCTGTCCTACTCAATACTGACGCTACTAAGTTCAGCTAAGGTTGAGCGTGGGAGCAGGCCTACTCAATACTGAAGCTACTAAGTTCAGCTAAGGTTGAGCGTGGGAGCTGTCCTACTCAATACTGACGCTACTAAGTTCAGCTAAGGTTGAGCGTGGGAGCAGGCCTACTCAATACTGAAGCTACTAAGTTCAGCTAAGGTTGAGCGTGGGAGCTGTCCTACTCAATACTGACGCTACTAAGTTCAGCTAAGGTTGAGCGTGGGAGCAGGCCTACTCAATACTGAAGCTACTAAGTTCAGCTAAGGTTGAGCGTGGGAGCTGTCCTACTCAATACTGACGCTACTAAGTTCAGCTAAGGTTGAGCGTGGGAGCTGTCCTACTCAATACTGACGCTACTAAGTTCAGCTAAGGTTGAGCGTGGGAGCAGGCCTACTCAATACTGAAGCTACTAAGTTCAGCTAAGGTTGAGCGTGGGAGCTGTCCTACTCAATACTGACGCTACTAAGTTCAGCTAAGGTTGAGCGTGGGAGCAGGCCTACTCAATACTGAAGCTACTAAGTTCAGCTAAGGTTGAGCGTGGGAGCTGTCCTACTCAATACTGACGCTACTAAGTTCAGCTAAGGTTGAGCGTGGGAGCAGGCCTACTCAATACTGAAGCTACTAAGTTCAGCTAAGGTTGAGCGTGGGAGCTGTCCTACTCAATACTGACGCTACTAAGTTCAGCTAAGGTTGAGCGTGGGAGCAGGCCTACTCAATACTGAAGCTACTAAGTTCAGCTAAGGTTGAGCGTGGGAGCAGGCCTACTCAATACTGAAGCTACTAAGTTCAGCTAAGGTTGAGCGTGGGAGCAGGCCTACTCAATACTGAAGCTACTAAGTTCAGCTAAGGTTGAGCGTGGGAGCAGGCCTACTCAATACTGAAGCTACTAAGTTCAGCTAAGGTTGAGCGTGGGAGCAGGCCTACTCAATACTGAAGCTACTAAGTTCAGCTAAGGTTGAGCGTGGGAGCAGGCCTACTCAATACTAAAGAACAACACGTCGACGTGACCCTGCAGTCGACGGCGATGTGAACCTACAGAGACGGCGATGTGAACCTACAGTCACATCGACGTGAACCAGGTCTTACTTGAGGATGTAGGCTCCTGCGATGTGGACCAAGTACAGAGCAATATACACCAACTGTCTGGGAAtatcctcctacacacacacacacacacacacacacacagtaaaatatTCACTCTGTTAGTGAGCGTAATGACCTCAAGCAAAATGTTTCAaattcgtttaaaaaaaaaaaacacacaatgtTACCATATGGAAATCAAACAGGAAATGGTTTGTAGCCTGTCTGAGTTCAGTAACTTCAACCCCCCCCTCAAACACTGCATACGTACTCACTTTCTTGGTCTTCTGGAAGTAAAGCTCGGGGAGAGCGTGAAGCCAGTAGCCCATCTGACAGATGAAAAAGAACTTCATCTGGAACCTACAAACAGGACAAATAAACACCAAGTCTATCAATTCTACCGTACATTTGTATTTTTGGTCATTTTCAACTAAGGTAGGTATATCACAGTAAGCTACTTTTTTTGAGGAGAAAGTTTTACTATCATTTGCAATCAAATATCTCAGAATAATTAAGCACGAATCATATTGGTTTAGACACAAAATGGGACATAGGATGAGTAACGCTGACTAAAAGACTCATTCCATACAGGAGTCAGTACCAACCTGTATGTTTAAACAAAAACACACCTACTTCCCTTAACGTCTATGCAAAAATAGCAGCATTTGACACGAGTTTACATACGGAACTGAGAACCAAGAATGCTGAATGGTGGTCGGTCATTACAAAGGAAACAGCTAGGGGTGATATGGAAAAACACATGGAAACGTTTACTTGTGTTTAGTTGTACACATGGCTCTTAAAAAAGGGCAAGTAGTCACTCTAATGAGCCTTTTGCACAATGTACTTGTTTGTATTGCGTTTACATGGTCCGGCTCCAGTACTTACGGCATCAAGGTATGGGGGTAGCCTTCCCACAGATTCACTGGGTTGGACAAGAAGTTCTCCTGGACGAGAATattagaaataaataaataaatgatcgtAAGGATGACAAGATGATACGCCTGTAATATTTTATTATGAATTCACTAAACTCTGTCTCACGCCCCACCACTAGCTGTAAAAATCAGCCAGTGTTAGCCTATTTAGCTCTAACCAGCCACAATAGGTTTTAAAACTCAAAACGCAGAGAGGCCGCCACCAAGTCCAGCAGCGATGATGCTGCCGAGCTCCAGCTAGCTCCTCGTTAAAAGCCCACCCCCCCTTCCAGAAGTGTCACCAGGATTGGATGATTTTTAATATtgagggaaaaatgaacggagcaaagtacagagagatccttgatgaaaacctgctcccgagcgctcaggacctcagactgggggcgaaggttcaccttccaacaggacaacgaccctaagcacacagccaagacaacgcaggagtggcttcgggacaagtctctgaatgtccggtagtggcccagccagatcccagccagagcccagacttgaacccgatctaacatctctggagagacctgaaaatagctgtgcagcgacgctccccatccaacctgacagagcttgagaggatctgcagagaagaatgggagaaactccccaaatacaggtgtgtcaagcttgtagcgtcatacccaagaagactcaaggctgtaatcgctgccaaaggtacttcaacaaagtactgagtaaagagtctgaatacttatgtacatgtgatatttcagttttatatttttaatacattttctaacatttctaaaaacctgtttttgctttgtcatgatggggtattgtgatgtcattatggggtattgtgatgtcattatggggtattgtgatgtcattatggggtattgtgatgtcattatggggtattgtgatgtcattatggggtattgtgatgtcattatggggtattgtgatgtcattatggggtattgtgtgtagattgatgaggggggaaaaaaatatttaatccattttagaataaggctgtaatgtatcaaaatgtggaaaaagtcaaggggtctgaatactttctgaatgcactgtataagggtcagttcagtaccatattaacaatgtacagggatactggagtgatggaggtagatatgtataggggacagggatactggagtgatggaggtagatatgtatagg harbors:
- the LOC106579719 gene encoding translocating chain-associated membrane protein 1-like 1 isoform X2: MVFLLGLMFEITSQVAVLFITVQYNVTISANEGLPEESVVNHFQHGLKDVATVFFYTLVAIIIHAIIQEYVLDKINRKMHFSKTKHSKFNESGQLSAVYLFSFGWGTSILMSENFLSNPVNLWEGYPHTLMPFQMKFFFICQMGYWLHALPELYFQKTKKEDIPRQLVYIALYLVHIAGAYILNLNRLALVLLVLHYFVELLFHVSRLVYFSNEKRQTGFTVWAVLFVPGWLLTLSLSPRFTVWAVLFVPGWLLTLSLSPRFTVWAVLFVPGWLLTLSLSLLGLLSGQYCLFLDGCSPCPSLS